Proteins encoded within one genomic window of Neodiprion fabricii isolate iyNeoFabr1 chromosome 6, iyNeoFabr1.1, whole genome shotgun sequence:
- the LOC124185305 gene encoding programmed cell death protein 2 — protein sequence MENKIGRIDIGFIEDCEEWRLASRFFPSKVGGKPAWLNLKDIPRKEDVECQFCKQPCIFLCQIYAPYENNAKAFHRTIFIFICRNPKCCKPNNNSNLKVFRSQLEKDNKFYPSNPPIESEEWRPDITTETWTKSCYVCGLNAPSHCSKCKKVNYCSREHQVYDWTHGHKIYCGMSWDAAKSNLLLPEYEIVVETEENDDQLSGSENVVDENQEIIEYEKLIVHNEAGTLQNEDNVDADLLKMSAANEDEVFFEFTTTIKKYPDQILRYERGGNVLYISSENQVQEIPDCRECGSERQFEFQIMPQLLNYLQFEDTLESLDWGILAIFTCKNSCETANGYVTEYVWKQDIVDAENKESL from the exons atggaaaataaaatcggTAGAATTGATATCGGATTTATAGAAGACTGCGAAGAATGGAGATTGGCGAGTAGATTCTTTCCTAGTAAAGTGGGGGGTAAACCTGCGTGGCTAAATTTGAAAGATATTCCTCGTAAGGAGGATGTTGAGTGTCAATTTTGCAAACAGCCATGCATATTTTTATGCCAAATCTATGCACCATACGAAAATAATGCAAAGGCCTTCCATaggacaatatttattttcatctgcaGAAACCCGAAATGTTGTAAAccaaataataacagtaatttGAAAGTCTTTCGTTCGCAACTAGAAAAAGATAACAAGTTTTATCCATCCAACCCGCCAATTGAATCCGAAGAGTGGAGACCAGACATAA CCACAGAGACTTGGACAAAATCATGTTATGTATGCGGACTCAATGCACCTAGTCACTGTTCCAAATGCAAAAAAGTAAATTACTGTTCTCGGGAACATCAAGTTTATGACTGGACACATGGCCATAAGATTTATTGTGGAATGAGTTGGGATGCGGCAAAATCTAATTTGTTACTACCTGAGTATGAAATCGTTGTTGAAACAGAGGAAAACGATGATCAACTTTCAGGAAGTGAAAATGTGGTTGATGAAAATCAAgaaataatagaatatgaaaaattaatagttcATAATGAGGCAGGCACGCTTCAAAATGAAGATAATGTTGATGCTGACTTACTGAAAATGTCTGCAGCAAATGAAGATGaagtttttttcgaatttaccacTACAATAAAGAAATATCCAGATCAAATCTTGAG GTATGAGAGGGGTGGTAATGTCTTGTATATATCGTCCGAAAATCAAGTTCAAGAAATTCCAGATTGTCGAGAATGTGGTAGCGAAAGGCAATTTGAGTTTCAG ATTATGCCACAGCTCTTGAATTACCTTCAATTTGAGGATACGCTGGAAAGTCTGGATTGGGGAATATTGGCTATCTTTACATGTAAAAACTCATGCGAAACAGCGAACGGTTACGTCACAGAATATGTGTGGAAACAAGATATTGTAGATGCAGAGAATAAAGAAAGTTTATGA
- the LOC124184429 gene encoding ADP-dependent glucokinase isoform X2 → MEYKGLKFGTLLSILVIVLAIYYRKSENTLQKRLIAVLEGLERVETKHEGLPRPKVAIGYGICTDVYIDAKYLLKYSNDIRIPEHFDEITTEKELLKSFAYYFRHGAAAEFVKEGCDVLLAAKMTKALQQMIPSNIRVVGGDVNRDDVHLVLEYKRGESWGPYTSSRANRYIVHNDINNPTISSLEEFDKLLPEFAPDLFVVSGLQMMDNYPFPEGVRLSRLLKVKQQMIAQPKSTKIHFEMASFTEESLLLELTELVIPFADSLGMNEQEVTNLHNLMLYGNISLVADSNPRVATVLDQMRTLFKLVRRNEKSFMNARQLTRIHVHTLAYQAILNVKNSQWKNTMAAAAKASLTANRHVCGSNNVDVQKAMLIMDDSFSTSTEAGKRIPLDIEKPVSCWDEVLKIENDQISVQVCVAPVLVCTQASQTAGGGDNISSAGLVPQIS, encoded by the exons ATGGAGTATAAAGGGTTAAAATTTGGGACCCTACTGTCTATTTTAGTGATAGTATTAGCAATTTATTACAGGAAATCAGAAAATACGTTACAGAAACGATTGATCGCTGTACTAGAAGGCCTAGAAAGGGTCGAAACGAAACATGAAGGATTACCGAGACCGAAAGTTGCAATAGGTTATGGAATATGTACCGATGTTTATATCGACGCTAAGTATTTATTGAAATACTCAAACGATATTAGAATTCCTGAACATTTCGACGAAATAACTACCGAAAAAGAActgttgaaaagttttgcaTACTATTTTCGTCATGGAGCTGCGGCAGa ATTTGTCAAAGAAGGTTGCGATGTGCTGCTTGCAGCTAAAATGACAAAGGCACTTCAACAAATGATTCCCTCTAACATCAGAGTCGTTGGAGGTGATGTTAACAGAGATGATGTACATTTAGTCCTGGAATACAAACGTGGTGAATCATGGGGACCTTATACAAGCTCTCGTGCTAATAG GTACATCGTGCACAACGACATTAATAATCCTACCATCAGTTCATTGGAAgagtttgataaattattaccaGAATTTGCTCCAGACTTGTTCGTCGTTTCTGGCTTACAAATGATGGATAATTATCCTTTTCCTGAAG GAGTACGTCTAAGTCGGTTATTAAAAGTGAAGCAGCAGATGATCGCCCAGCCAAAATCGACAAAGATACATTTTGAAATGGCTTCGTTTACAGAGGAAAGTTTGTTGCTGGAATTGACTGAGCTAGTCATACCCTTTGCAGACAGTTTAGGCATGAATGAACAAGAAGTTACTAATTTGCACAACTTGATGTTGtatggaaatatttcattggTTGCTGATTCAAATCCGAGAGTAGCTACAGTTTTGGACCAAATGAGAACGCTGTTCAAACTGGTACGGAGAAACGAGAAGTCATTTATGAATGCGAGACAGTTGACACGTATTCATGTTCATACTTTAGCATATCAGGCAATtttgaatgtgaaaaattctcaatgGAAAAACACAATGGCTGCAGCAGCAAAGGCTTCATTAACAGCCAATCGCCATGTGTGTGGATCGAATAAT GTTGATGTACAAAAGGCAATGCTGATAATGGACGACAGTTTTTCAACGTCAACTGAAGCTGGTAAAAGAATTCCTTTAGACATTGAAAAACCAGTTTCGTGTTGGGatgaagttttaaaaattgagaacgaTCAAATATCAGTTCAAGTCTGCGTTGCGCCAGTTTTGGTCTGCACTCAGGCCAGCCAAACTGCTGGTGGTGGCGATAATATTTCGAGTGCTGGTCTAGTGCCCCAAATTTCGTAA
- the LOC124184429 gene encoding ADP-dependent glucokinase isoform X1, translated as MEYKGLKFGTLLSILVIVLAIYYRKSENTLQKRLIAVLEGLERVETKHEGLPRPKVAIGYGICTDVYIDAKYLLKYSNDIRIPEHFDEITTEKELLKSFAYYFRHGAAAERFMSNSSLFEKLVSHARSFPSSYSTIGGNAPVMALRFVKEGCDVLLAAKMTKALQQMIPSNIRVVGGDVNRDDVHLVLEYKRGESWGPYTSSRANRYIVHNDINNPTISSLEEFDKLLPEFAPDLFVVSGLQMMDNYPFPEGVRLSRLLKVKQQMIAQPKSTKIHFEMASFTEESLLLELTELVIPFADSLGMNEQEVTNLHNLMLYGNISLVADSNPRVATVLDQMRTLFKLVRRNEKSFMNARQLTRIHVHTLAYQAILNVKNSQWKNTMAAAAKASLTANRHVCGSNNVDVQKAMLIMDDSFSTSTEAGKRIPLDIEKPVSCWDEVLKIENDQISVQVCVAPVLVCTQASQTAGGGDNISSAGLVPQIS; from the exons ATGGAGTATAAAGGGTTAAAATTTGGGACCCTACTGTCTATTTTAGTGATAGTATTAGCAATTTATTACAGGAAATCAGAAAATACGTTACAGAAACGATTGATCGCTGTACTAGAAGGCCTAGAAAGGGTCGAAACGAAACATGAAGGATTACCGAGACCGAAAGTTGCAATAGGTTATGGAATATGTACCGATGTTTATATCGACGCTAAGTATTTATTGAAATACTCAAACGATATTAGAATTCCTGAACATTTCGACGAAATAACTACCGAAAAAGAActgttgaaaagttttgcaTACTATTTTCGTCATGGAGCTGCGGCAGa ACGATTCATGTCGAACAGTTCACTATTTGAGAAACTTGTTTCTCACGCTCGATCATTCCCATCTTCCTACTCAACTATTGGTGGTAATGCGCCTGTGATGGCTCTTAGATTTGTCAAAGAAGGTTGCGATGTGCTGCTTGCAGCTAAAATGACAAAGGCACTTCAACAAATGATTCCCTCTAACATCAGAGTCGTTGGAGGTGATGTTAACAGAGATGATGTACATTTAGTCCTGGAATACAAACGTGGTGAATCATGGGGACCTTATACAAGCTCTCGTGCTAATAG GTACATCGTGCACAACGACATTAATAATCCTACCATCAGTTCATTGGAAgagtttgataaattattaccaGAATTTGCTCCAGACTTGTTCGTCGTTTCTGGCTTACAAATGATGGATAATTATCCTTTTCCTGAAG GAGTACGTCTAAGTCGGTTATTAAAAGTGAAGCAGCAGATGATCGCCCAGCCAAAATCGACAAAGATACATTTTGAAATGGCTTCGTTTACAGAGGAAAGTTTGTTGCTGGAATTGACTGAGCTAGTCATACCCTTTGCAGACAGTTTAGGCATGAATGAACAAGAAGTTACTAATTTGCACAACTTGATGTTGtatggaaatatttcattggTTGCTGATTCAAATCCGAGAGTAGCTACAGTTTTGGACCAAATGAGAACGCTGTTCAAACTGGTACGGAGAAACGAGAAGTCATTTATGAATGCGAGACAGTTGACACGTATTCATGTTCATACTTTAGCATATCAGGCAATtttgaatgtgaaaaattctcaatgGAAAAACACAATGGCTGCAGCAGCAAAGGCTTCATTAACAGCCAATCGCCATGTGTGTGGATCGAATAAT GTTGATGTACAAAAGGCAATGCTGATAATGGACGACAGTTTTTCAACGTCAACTGAAGCTGGTAAAAGAATTCCTTTAGACATTGAAAAACCAGTTTCGTGTTGGGatgaagttttaaaaattgagaacgaTCAAATATCAGTTCAAGTCTGCGTTGCGCCAGTTTTGGTCTGCACTCAGGCCAGCCAAACTGCTGGTGGTGGCGATAATATTTCGAGTGCTGGTCTAGTGCCCCAAATTTCGTAA
- the LOC124184428 gene encoding zinc finger matrin-type protein CG9776-like isoform X2, whose translation MDQESRRKGPRSPSPESDDSHRRRSRKYDRSPSPRRSRYRRSRSRDRRSRSSSRDRRRKETSRNQDWKQPAPQTAPQGPPPAVASSNYQAPIHNQYQGPPPPNTGQPPPSLAAYNQGYNYNYNYNQTYDYSYQQPASYRSDYTTSGWQGTQVPYNSQQPPPPPNLNTQPEPPRPVEPAPPGLAASVLPRPEDAKKEAIAAEVKQQKATLSKQREEYIKKSSTLQRELEILRQQCDEISKDGGRDNNRILKENQKLQIEIQNKMKSIHNVIDMLTGIIGDKATVDDLKMKFKLESNKNLKSPKDEFPKGKSESPDRGSVSDSDKESKVDRDRERDKKSPEDTKPMYNFVHYDPEMHWCKVCDIFPKTAKEYLNHLHSNEHKEACVERKIVDMPWHKANGEGTEKEVPYYPGLPTKRTPIKGLQFFISATAWYCKLCDSWIGDLHCASLHLKSKRHSENFSRFVEQNPHWETDWMADREKAFSEEKHKQMQIELLKQKEDEPVSKPKKSKKSKKKSKKSKKRRNKSSGTDTSSDSDESFSDSDQDKSKSIRVAMRNKMKAATQAILNEEIDYHGMKLKGSWAQVAQQIKQPTPEAQQEADDRQLLNSIRDKLKAKQEEEIKAIGRQSQEKLTYEEIHSQNPPFPKKPDEDLEAWGPKEPPKPFWIKKEEDKQPATPNKSLDAAKPEEMPKPHMGFWTKQQVNMAVKPTENKLPETKEEDRDRDRDRYKDERDRKYERREEKYERYDRYERSDRNDRNDRNDRNDRNDRRRGRDREYYDDRRKRESGSPRRDRNWRDSPKRSYDRYEKERREDNSSNDESKFEKKTNELASKFKKVGPQPKKPMPTITKGKLPFIGRLPLFKKKTEESKVTDKDIAPLPYQQSKFEDTPRVPSEIINPPGVVHITKLATPVNLNNGNLNQLNKLQQMKILVAPPPPMLKESKTLTPQVVDMEIENQSEGVIIEQPIIEQQKPNTNVPKLPPPPSHPPPPISRPPFIPTPHVSTRPPFVSNRPAFLSTQPPFVTHPPIRKPPVQNIPPFIPMQPPPPVQSNSTFAQIHTNPPPPLPSAETSIHDVADIPEPAEKRADPSIPLPEDLQEALNIIFPKEEKDAKQTQQQESVMYATMYSMLGCIGYGPEYMDHPPPEITQAEPEGDTQPGPDDLKMLGIDEGDTIF comes from the exons ATGGATCAAGAATCTAGGCGTAAAGGGCCTAGAAGTCCTAGCCCAGAGTCTGATGACTCTCACAGGAGAAGGTCACGAAAATATGATCGGTCTCCGTCTCCGAGGAGATCTAGATATCGCAGGTCTAGATCGAGGGACAGAAGATCGCGTTCCAGTTCGAGGGACAGAAGGCGTAAGGAAACTAGCCGCAATCAAGACTGGAAACAACCGGCTCCGCAAACGGCACCTCAAGGACCCCCTCCAGCTGTGGCTTCCTCCAATTATCAGGCTCCTATTCATAACCAATACCAG GGGCCACCACCACCAAATACTGGCCAGCCGCCACCGTCATTGGCTGCATATAACCAGGGATACAACTATAATTACAACTACAACCAAACCTATGATTATAGCTACCAGCAGCCGGCAAGTTATCGTAGT GACTACACAACTTCTGGATGGCAAGGAACCCAAGTACCGTACAACAGTCAACAGCCACCACCTCCACCTAATTTAAATACACAACCCGAGCCACCAAGACCCGTGGAACCTGCACCTCCGGGATTAGCAGCTTCAGTTTTACCAAGACCTGAGGATGCTAAAAAAGAAG CAATTGCGGCTGAGGTGAAGCAACAAAAAGCGACATTGAGCAAACAGCGAGAGGAATACATTAAAAAATCTAGCACACTTCAACGTGAATTGGAGATCTTACGTCAACAGTGTGATGAAATAAGCAAAGATGGTGGCAGAGACAACAATCGGATTTTGAAGGAGAATCAAAAGCTCCAG ATTGAGATTCAGAACAAAATGAAATCTATACACAATGTGATAGACATGCTGACTGGAATCATCGGTGATAAAGCAACAGTGGATGATCTGAAGATGAAATTTAAGTTGGAATCcaataaaaacttgaaaagtCCTAAAGACGAGTTCCCTAAAGGGAAATCCGAATCCCCAGACAGAGGCTCTGTATCAGACTCGGACAAGGAATCTAAAGTAGACAGAGATCGAGAGAGAGACAAAAAGTCTCCCGAAGATACAAAACCAATgtacaattttgtacattATGATCCTGAAATGCATTGGTGTAAGGTGTGCGACATCTTTCCAAAAACTGCGAAGGAGTATTTAAATCACCTTCATAGCAATGAGCACAAAGAGGCTTGCGTG GAACGCAAGATAGTTGACATGCCGTGGCATAAAGCCAACGGCGAGGGAACGGAAAAAGAAGTACCATATTATCCCGGACTTCCAACGAAACGAACACCGATCAAGg GTCTCCAGTTTTTCATCTCTGCTACAGCGTGGTATTGCAAACTCTGTGATTCATGGATCGGTGACCTGCATTGCGCCAGTCTACACTTGAAGTCAAAGAGGCATTCAGAGAATTTTTCT CGTTTTGTGGAACAAAATCCTCACTGGGAGACAGACTGGATGGCTGATCGTGAAAAAGCCTTTTCAGAAGAAAAGCACAAGCAAATGCAAATTGAGTTGTTGAAACAGAAAGAGGACGAGCCTGTATCCAAGCCAAAGAAATCtaaaaagagtaaaaagaaaagtaagaaatcgaaaaaacgtCGAAACAAGAGTAGTGGGACTGATACATCTTCAGATTCAGATGAGTCATTTTCTGATTCTGATCAGGATAAATCAAAAAGTATAAGAGTTGctatgagaaataaaatgaaggcCGCTACCCAAGCGATATTGAATGAGGAAATTGATTACCatggaatgaaattgaaaggaTCGTGGGCCCAGGTTGCGCAACAAATCAAGCAGCCAACTCCCGAAGCACAACAAGAAGCAGATGATCGTCAGTTATTAAACTCTATAAGAGACAAATTGAAAGCCAAGCAGGAGGAAGAAATTAAAGCAATAGGTCGTCAAAGCCAAGAAAAACTGACCTATGAAGAGATTCACAGTCAAAATCCTCCTTTCCCCAAGAAACCAGATGAAGATTTAGAAGCTTGGGGCCCTAAAGAACCTCCGAAACCGttttggataaaaaaagaagaagacaaGCAGCCAGCTACTCCTAACAAATCACTTGATGCAGCCAAACCTGAGGAAATGCCCAAACCACATATGGGTTTTTGGACAAAGCAACAAGTTAATATGGCTGTTAAACcaactgaaaataaattacctgaaacaaaagaagaagataGAGATCGTGACAGAGACAGATATAAAGATGAGCGTGACCGCAAGTATGAAAGGCGAGAAGAAAAGTATGAAAGGTACGACAGATATGAAAGAAGCGACAGGAATGACAGAAATGACAGAAATGATAGAAACGACAGGAATGACAGAAGACGAGGAAGAGACAGAGAATATTACGATGATCGCAGAAAACGGGAAAGTGGTTCCCCAAGGCGAGACAGAAACTGGCGAGATAGTCCTAAGAGAAGTTATGACAGGTATgagaaggaaagaagagaAGACAACTCCTCGAATGACGaatccaaatttgaaaaaaagacaaacgAGCTTGcatcgaaatttaaaaaagttgGTCCGCAGCCGAAAAAACCAATGCCAACAATAACTAAAGGAAAATTGCCGTTCATTGGGAGACTACCCCtctttaaaaagaaaactgagGAATCTAAAGTTACAGACAAGGACATAGCTCCACTGCCCTATCAGCAAAGCAAGTTTGAAGACACTCCAAGAGTTCCTAGCGAAATAATAAATCCACCTGGTGTGGTCCACATTACGAAATTAGCAACTCCAGTAAATCTTAATAACGGAAATTTGAACCAGTTGAATAAATTACAACAGATGAAGATACTAGTCGCACCACCCCCGCCGATGctgaaagaaagtaaaactCTGACACCTCAAGTTGTTGacatggaaattgaaaatcaatctgAAGGAGTTATCATTGAACAACCAATTATTGAACAACAAAAACCAAATACAAACGTACCCAAACTACCGCCGCCTCCGAGTCATCCACCACCACCTATAAGTCGACCTCCGTTTATTCCTACTCCCCACGTTTCAACCAGGCCACCGTTTGTTTCTAATAGACCAGCATTCCTATCAACCCAACCACCATTTGTCACACATCCTCCAATACGCAAACCACCAGTACAGAATATTCCTCCCTTCATTCCAATGCAACCACCACCTCCGGTACAAAGCAATTCAACATTTGCTCAAATTCATACAAATCCACCACCTCCTCTACCATCTGCAGAAACTTCGATACATGATGTGGCAGATATACCTGAGCCAGCAGAAAAACGTGCTGACCCATCTATACCACTACCAGAAGATTTGCAGGAAGCCTTGAATATCATTTTcccaaaagaagaaaaagatgctAAACAAACTCAACAACAAGAAAGCGTCATGTATGCAACAATGTACAGTATGTTAGGATGCATTGGATATGGACCTGAGTATATGGATCATCCACCACCAGAAATAACTCAAGCTGAACCTGAAGGTGATACACAGCCTGGACCTGACGACTTGAAAATGTTAGGGATTGACGAAGGCGATACTATATTTTAA
- the LOC124184428 gene encoding zinc finger matrin-type protein CG9776-like isoform X1, whose amino-acid sequence MDQESRRKGPRSPSPESDDSHRRRSRKYDRSPSPRRSRYRRSRSRDRRSRSSSRDRRRKETSRNQDWKQPAPQTAPQGPPPAVASSNYQAPIHNQYQGPPPPNTGQPPPSLAAYNQGYNYNYNYNQTYDYSYQQPASYRSDYTTSGWQGTQVPYNSQQPPPPPNLNTQPEPPRPVEPAPPGLAASVLPRPEDAKKEAAIAAEVKQQKATLSKQREEYIKKSSTLQRELEILRQQCDEISKDGGRDNNRILKENQKLQIEIQNKMKSIHNVIDMLTGIIGDKATVDDLKMKFKLESNKNLKSPKDEFPKGKSESPDRGSVSDSDKESKVDRDRERDKKSPEDTKPMYNFVHYDPEMHWCKVCDIFPKTAKEYLNHLHSNEHKEACVERKIVDMPWHKANGEGTEKEVPYYPGLPTKRTPIKGLQFFISATAWYCKLCDSWIGDLHCASLHLKSKRHSENFSRFVEQNPHWETDWMADREKAFSEEKHKQMQIELLKQKEDEPVSKPKKSKKSKKKSKKSKKRRNKSSGTDTSSDSDESFSDSDQDKSKSIRVAMRNKMKAATQAILNEEIDYHGMKLKGSWAQVAQQIKQPTPEAQQEADDRQLLNSIRDKLKAKQEEEIKAIGRQSQEKLTYEEIHSQNPPFPKKPDEDLEAWGPKEPPKPFWIKKEEDKQPATPNKSLDAAKPEEMPKPHMGFWTKQQVNMAVKPTENKLPETKEEDRDRDRDRYKDERDRKYERREEKYERYDRYERSDRNDRNDRNDRNDRNDRRRGRDREYYDDRRKRESGSPRRDRNWRDSPKRSYDRYEKERREDNSSNDESKFEKKTNELASKFKKVGPQPKKPMPTITKGKLPFIGRLPLFKKKTEESKVTDKDIAPLPYQQSKFEDTPRVPSEIINPPGVVHITKLATPVNLNNGNLNQLNKLQQMKILVAPPPPMLKESKTLTPQVVDMEIENQSEGVIIEQPIIEQQKPNTNVPKLPPPPSHPPPPISRPPFIPTPHVSTRPPFVSNRPAFLSTQPPFVTHPPIRKPPVQNIPPFIPMQPPPPVQSNSTFAQIHTNPPPPLPSAETSIHDVADIPEPAEKRADPSIPLPEDLQEALNIIFPKEEKDAKQTQQQESVMYATMYSMLGCIGYGPEYMDHPPPEITQAEPEGDTQPGPDDLKMLGIDEGDTIF is encoded by the exons ATGGATCAAGAATCTAGGCGTAAAGGGCCTAGAAGTCCTAGCCCAGAGTCTGATGACTCTCACAGGAGAAGGTCACGAAAATATGATCGGTCTCCGTCTCCGAGGAGATCTAGATATCGCAGGTCTAGATCGAGGGACAGAAGATCGCGTTCCAGTTCGAGGGACAGAAGGCGTAAGGAAACTAGCCGCAATCAAGACTGGAAACAACCGGCTCCGCAAACGGCACCTCAAGGACCCCCTCCAGCTGTGGCTTCCTCCAATTATCAGGCTCCTATTCATAACCAATACCAG GGGCCACCACCACCAAATACTGGCCAGCCGCCACCGTCATTGGCTGCATATAACCAGGGATACAACTATAATTACAACTACAACCAAACCTATGATTATAGCTACCAGCAGCCGGCAAGTTATCGTAGT GACTACACAACTTCTGGATGGCAAGGAACCCAAGTACCGTACAACAGTCAACAGCCACCACCTCCACCTAATTTAAATACACAACCCGAGCCACCAAGACCCGTGGAACCTGCACCTCCGGGATTAGCAGCTTCAGTTTTACCAAGACCTGAGGATGCTAAAAAAGAAG CAGCAATTGCGGCTGAGGTGAAGCAACAAAAAGCGACATTGAGCAAACAGCGAGAGGAATACATTAAAAAATCTAGCACACTTCAACGTGAATTGGAGATCTTACGTCAACAGTGTGATGAAATAAGCAAAGATGGTGGCAGAGACAACAATCGGATTTTGAAGGAGAATCAAAAGCTCCAG ATTGAGATTCAGAACAAAATGAAATCTATACACAATGTGATAGACATGCTGACTGGAATCATCGGTGATAAAGCAACAGTGGATGATCTGAAGATGAAATTTAAGTTGGAATCcaataaaaacttgaaaagtCCTAAAGACGAGTTCCCTAAAGGGAAATCCGAATCCCCAGACAGAGGCTCTGTATCAGACTCGGACAAGGAATCTAAAGTAGACAGAGATCGAGAGAGAGACAAAAAGTCTCCCGAAGATACAAAACCAATgtacaattttgtacattATGATCCTGAAATGCATTGGTGTAAGGTGTGCGACATCTTTCCAAAAACTGCGAAGGAGTATTTAAATCACCTTCATAGCAATGAGCACAAAGAGGCTTGCGTG GAACGCAAGATAGTTGACATGCCGTGGCATAAAGCCAACGGCGAGGGAACGGAAAAAGAAGTACCATATTATCCCGGACTTCCAACGAAACGAACACCGATCAAGg GTCTCCAGTTTTTCATCTCTGCTACAGCGTGGTATTGCAAACTCTGTGATTCATGGATCGGTGACCTGCATTGCGCCAGTCTACACTTGAAGTCAAAGAGGCATTCAGAGAATTTTTCT CGTTTTGTGGAACAAAATCCTCACTGGGAGACAGACTGGATGGCTGATCGTGAAAAAGCCTTTTCAGAAGAAAAGCACAAGCAAATGCAAATTGAGTTGTTGAAACAGAAAGAGGACGAGCCTGTATCCAAGCCAAAGAAATCtaaaaagagtaaaaagaaaagtaagaaatcgaaaaaacgtCGAAACAAGAGTAGTGGGACTGATACATCTTCAGATTCAGATGAGTCATTTTCTGATTCTGATCAGGATAAATCAAAAAGTATAAGAGTTGctatgagaaataaaatgaaggcCGCTACCCAAGCGATATTGAATGAGGAAATTGATTACCatggaatgaaattgaaaggaTCGTGGGCCCAGGTTGCGCAACAAATCAAGCAGCCAACTCCCGAAGCACAACAAGAAGCAGATGATCGTCAGTTATTAAACTCTATAAGAGACAAATTGAAAGCCAAGCAGGAGGAAGAAATTAAAGCAATAGGTCGTCAAAGCCAAGAAAAACTGACCTATGAAGAGATTCACAGTCAAAATCCTCCTTTCCCCAAGAAACCAGATGAAGATTTAGAAGCTTGGGGCCCTAAAGAACCTCCGAAACCGttttggataaaaaaagaagaagacaaGCAGCCAGCTACTCCTAACAAATCACTTGATGCAGCCAAACCTGAGGAAATGCCCAAACCACATATGGGTTTTTGGACAAAGCAACAAGTTAATATGGCTGTTAAACcaactgaaaataaattacctgaaacaaaagaagaagataGAGATCGTGACAGAGACAGATATAAAGATGAGCGTGACCGCAAGTATGAAAGGCGAGAAGAAAAGTATGAAAGGTACGACAGATATGAAAGAAGCGACAGGAATGACAGAAATGACAGAAATGATAGAAACGACAGGAATGACAGAAGACGAGGAAGAGACAGAGAATATTACGATGATCGCAGAAAACGGGAAAGTGGTTCCCCAAGGCGAGACAGAAACTGGCGAGATAGTCCTAAGAGAAGTTATGACAGGTATgagaaggaaagaagagaAGACAACTCCTCGAATGACGaatccaaatttgaaaaaaagacaaacgAGCTTGcatcgaaatttaaaaaagttgGTCCGCAGCCGAAAAAACCAATGCCAACAATAACTAAAGGAAAATTGCCGTTCATTGGGAGACTACCCCtctttaaaaagaaaactgagGAATCTAAAGTTACAGACAAGGACATAGCTCCACTGCCCTATCAGCAAAGCAAGTTTGAAGACACTCCAAGAGTTCCTAGCGAAATAATAAATCCACCTGGTGTGGTCCACATTACGAAATTAGCAACTCCAGTAAATCTTAATAACGGAAATTTGAACCAGTTGAATAAATTACAACAGATGAAGATACTAGTCGCACCACCCCCGCCGATGctgaaagaaagtaaaactCTGACACCTCAAGTTGTTGacatggaaattgaaaatcaatctgAAGGAGTTATCATTGAACAACCAATTATTGAACAACAAAAACCAAATACAAACGTACCCAAACTACCGCCGCCTCCGAGTCATCCACCACCACCTATAAGTCGACCTCCGTTTATTCCTACTCCCCACGTTTCAACCAGGCCACCGTTTGTTTCTAATAGACCAGCATTCCTATCAACCCAACCACCATTTGTCACACATCCTCCAATACGCAAACCACCAGTACAGAATATTCCTCCCTTCATTCCAATGCAACCACCACCTCCGGTACAAAGCAATTCAACATTTGCTCAAATTCATACAAATCCACCACCTCCTCTACCATCTGCAGAAACTTCGATACATGATGTGGCAGATATACCTGAGCCAGCAGAAAAACGTGCTGACCCATCTATACCACTACCAGAAGATTTGCAGGAAGCCTTGAATATCATTTTcccaaaagaagaaaaagatgctAAACAAACTCAACAACAAGAAAGCGTCATGTATGCAACAATGTACAGTATGTTAGGATGCATTGGATATGGACCTGAGTATATGGATCATCCACCACCAGAAATAACTCAAGCTGAACCTGAAGGTGATACACAGCCTGGACCTGACGACTTGAAAATGTTAGGGATTGACGAAGGCGATACTATATTTTAA